The Dioscorea cayenensis subsp. rotundata cultivar TDr96_F1 chromosome 18, TDr96_F1_v2_PseudoChromosome.rev07_lg8_w22 25.fasta, whole genome shotgun sequence genome includes the window ttttttttttagagattgaGAATTGATTAATGCAGTAATATAAGTTTAGGTTACAATTAAGATATTTCTTGGTTGATTTTCagtgttttataaaatttagtttCTTGGTGGATTTGTTAGTATTTTTGACTCAATGTTCATTTTAGATATATTCAATGCTATATGGTTGGTGtttcatttgttaatttataagtttatggctttatattttgaattagaGATGTCGAATGCAGTACCTTATTGTTCTAATACTTGTTTgcatgaaatacttaaatatgtttttttgggTTATATAATACACGcacttgtttattgttttttttagtaatttttgtatgatttgaaaTATGACTTCCAGGgtgcactttttgtttttaatgatttCCTTTAGTATGGTTTGAAACATGATTCACTTTAAGTAGGCGAATTTTATAGGCATATTTAGTGTGTTATAAAACAATATGAATAAATATGTTCTTAATTATCTTTTGGCATTTTGATATGATTATTAGTTAGTTAAGttcttttttaaaactaatatgCTTTCAAAGTTGGTTGTAATAAATCAACACATGCTCCATAGATTTAACTAGTTAGTTATGTCCTTTATTGTACTCGAAGTGTGACTATAATTAAATGCTTAATTAGGTATGTTGTTAACATATTATTATCATCTTGATATAGTTGTTGTTTGCTTTAATTTTATGACTTTCATCTGTATATATTATGGTCATTATTTGGTATTATgcctaaattttaattttctttttctttatactGAGAAATGCATGAGCTCTTAAATCTTACCTGCTCTCATACACCgtccatcttcttcatttccttATAAAATTTAGTTGATCACACACAggtggtgctggtgctggtgctggtgcaACTGAAGGTGGTGATGCCCACTTTGCCACAATGCAGAAGGCTTCCTCTCAAAATCATGCCAATCTAAAACAACAGATGCCAAATCAACCAGCACAGTTTCCATCAGCATTTGATCAAGTACAATCAGCACACAAGGAAGCATATACGGCATACTTGCAAGCACATACTTTGTACTTGCAAGCACAGTCCACGTACTGGCAAGCACAATATTTAGGAACACtgcaatcatcatcatcatcatcatcacagcTACCTCCATCACCACCATTGCCTCCATTACCACCTTCAATGTCCATGACACCTCAATTGTCTGGATTTGGCCTCACATCCTCTTCCAACCAAGGTCCACCACAACAAATGCTGAATTCTAAACCATTGTTGTCATCACAACTGTCTTCTCCATTATGTTCAATGTCGATGCCAACTCAAACTTCGGCTTCAAACCAAGTTccattttcttttcctcttcaaCAGAAACTCCAACATAATGCAAGGAATCTTACTGAAAATGGTGGCAAACTTGGGTTAAACAGAATGGCAGCAACAACCTTGCGTCCAATGTCTACGGTGCAACCTCAGTTCTCTGGCCTCATGACTTCAGCTTCCAATCAAGATCAACAGATGCTGAATCTACAAGCACAGTTTGTAGACTTGCAAGCACAATTCAAGCAATTGTCATCACAACCACCTCCAGCACCACCACCTCCAATGTCTAGTGTGTCAACTCAGACTTTGTCTTCTAACCAAGTTCCATGTGCTATCCAATAGAATGGCATGCAGGAACCTTGCTGAAAGTGGTGGcattggtgatgatgatgatgatgaccttTAAAGTACTTCTGGATATATAGACATCATATATGATTCTAGCTTTTTTGATGAACCTCTTCTAGGTGAAGTTTTAATCTAATAAAAATCTTATCTTACTTGGATAAGACAACCCTATGTTGGTTCAGCTATGATTCATCAAAGACTCATTCAAAGTTtgattgatatttttgttttgtgatttttttcaaaataaactggattattttctccattttcattgttttgatgCATTGTATTGTATGAGAAAActgtcatttttctttttccactgtcattttctttaaaacttaGTACTGGTATAGgaatatcaaattttaataaacacaTAAATAGCAAAAATACGTAGGATGGAATGAATAATTTAATGTAGTAATTTTGAGGGACActataatcaaattaatgacTTAAGGAAATTACATATATGCGCTTAAACATTCCATAAGTCCACATCAATTGTAGGgggaaaaattgaataaatttattaggattaaaatgaatattttttattgcaagTGCTAGCACTAATAAATCATAGCCATTCATCTGCCTGCTTGATAAATATAATGCCGGccatttaatctttt containing:
- the LOC120282612 gene encoding probable serine/threonine-protein kinase samkC — protein: MEGGAGAGAGATEGGDAHFATMQKASSQNHANLKQQMPNQPAQFPSAFDQVQSAHKEAYTAYLQAHTLYLQAQSTYWQAQYLGTLQSSSSSSSQLPPSPPLPPLPPSMSMTPQLSGFGLTSSSNQGPPQQMLNSKPLLSSQLSSPLCSMSMPTQTSASNQVPFSFPLQQKLQHNARNLTENGGKLGLNRMAATTLRPMSTVQPQFSGLMTSASNQDQQMLNLQAQFVDLQAQFKQLSSQPPPAPPPPMSSVSTQTLSSNQVPCAIQ